In Gossypium hirsutum isolate 1008001.06 chromosome D06, Gossypium_hirsutum_v2.1, whole genome shotgun sequence, one genomic interval encodes:
- the LOC107900576 gene encoding amino acid transporter AVT6C isoform X1 produces MSPAAGVKAPLLPGSSKSAPAKPPSVSGAVFNVSTSIIGAGIMSIPATLKVLGVVPAFVMIVVIAWLADISVEFLMRYTHAGDTTTYAGVMRESFGRVGSILVQICVMITNLGCLIIFLIIIGDVLSGNQLEGSVHLGVLQQWFGIHWWNTRAFALLFTLIFVLLPLVVFKRVESLRYSSAISVFLAVVFVGISSVMAIMALLEGKTNSPRMVPELDNKAAFFDLFTAVPVIVTAFTFHFNVHPIGFEMGKPSDMISAVRISMVLCAAIYFAIGLFGYLLFGDSIMADILVNFDQNSGSTIGSVLNDIVRLSYALHLMLVFPLLNFSLRANMDEFLFPNKTLLAKDNTRFWSLTLVILAFCYLAAIAIPNIWYFFQFMGSTSAVSLAFIFPGAIALRDAWGISTARDRILAAVMIVLAVVTSTIAISSNIYSLITENQS; encoded by the exons ATGTCGCCGGCTGCCGGAGTAAAAGCGCCACTGCTTCCAGGGAGCAGCAAATCGGCACCAGCAAAGCCTCCATCGGTATCTGGCGCGGTGTTTAATGTGTCCACAAGCATCATCGGAGCTGGAATAATGTCAATCCCTGCAACACTCAAGGTGTTAGGTGTAGTTCCAGCATTTGTGATGATTGTGGTTATAGCTTGGTTAGCGGATATATCAGTTGAATTTTTGATGAGATACACACATGCTGGGGACACAACTACGTATGCTGGTGTTATGAGGGAATCATTTGGGAGGGTTGGATCCATCCTTGTCCAAATATGTGTGATGATCACTAATCTTGGCTGCCTCATCATTTTTTTGATTATTATAG GTGATGTTCTGTCAGGAAATCAACTTGAAGGATCAGTTCATTTGGGTGTTTTGCAACAATGGTTTGGCATTCACTGGTGGAACACGCGGGCTTTCGCCCTCCTCTTCACCCTCATCTTCGTTCTGCTTCCATTGGTTGTGTTCAAGCGTGTAG AATCATTGAGGTACAGTTCTGCAATATCAGTTTTTCTAGCTGTGGTATTTGTTGGTATAAGTTCAGTTATGGCAATTATGGCACTCTTGGAAGGGAAAACGAATAGTCCGAGAATGGTACCCGAATTGGACAACAAAGCTGCCTTCTTTGATCTCTTCACTGCTGTCCCTGTAATTGTCACAgctttcacatttcatttcaatg TTCATCCAATTGGTTTTGAAATGGGTAAACCTTCCGATATGATATCAGCAGTCCGAATTTCAATGGTTTTATGTGCTGCCATCTACTTCGCTATCGGACTGTTCGGATACCTTCTGTTTGGTGATTCAATCATGGCAGATATACTCGTAAACTTCGATCAAAATTCCGGTTCAACAATCGGTTCTGTACTCAACGACATTGTTCGATTGAGCTATGCACTTCACCTCATGCTAGTGTTCCCTCTTTTGAACTTCTCGTTAAGAGCCAACATGGATGAATTTCTTTTTCCAAACAAGACCCTTCTTGCAAAAGATAACACCAGATTTTGGTCCCTCACACTTGTTATTTTAGCCTTTTGTTACTTGGCAGCCATAGCCATTCCTAACATATGGTACTTCTTTCAATTCATGGGATCGACCTCCGCAGTCAGCCTCGCGTTTATCTTCCCGGGAGCCATTGCTCTTAG GGATGCTTGGGGCATATCGACGGCGAGGGATCGGATTTTGGCAGCAGTCATGATTGTTCTGGCAGTAGTAACAAGCACAATCGCCATTTCTTCTAACATATATAGCCTTATAACAGAAAATCAGTCATGA
- the LOC107900576 gene encoding amino acid transporter AVT6C isoform X2, which translates to MSPAAGVKAPLLPGSSKSAPAKPPSVSGAVFNVSTSIIGAGIMSIPATLKVLGVVPAFVMIVVIAWLADISVEFLMRYTHAGDTTTYAGVMRESFGRVGSILVQICVMITNLGCLIIFLIIIGDVLSGNQLEGSVHLGVLQQWFGIHWWNTRAFALLFTLIFVLLPLVVFKRVESLRYSSAISVFLAVVFVGISSVMAIMALLEGKTNSPRMVPELDNKAAFFDLFTAVPVIVTAFTFHFNAVRISMVLCAAIYFAIGLFGYLLFGDSIMADILVNFDQNSGSTIGSVLNDIVRLSYALHLMLVFPLLNFSLRANMDEFLFPNKTLLAKDNTRFWSLTLVILAFCYLAAIAIPNIWYFFQFMGSTSAVSLAFIFPGAIALRDAWGISTARDRILAAVMIVLAVVTSTIAISSNIYSLITENQS; encoded by the exons ATGTCGCCGGCTGCCGGAGTAAAAGCGCCACTGCTTCCAGGGAGCAGCAAATCGGCACCAGCAAAGCCTCCATCGGTATCTGGCGCGGTGTTTAATGTGTCCACAAGCATCATCGGAGCTGGAATAATGTCAATCCCTGCAACACTCAAGGTGTTAGGTGTAGTTCCAGCATTTGTGATGATTGTGGTTATAGCTTGGTTAGCGGATATATCAGTTGAATTTTTGATGAGATACACACATGCTGGGGACACAACTACGTATGCTGGTGTTATGAGGGAATCATTTGGGAGGGTTGGATCCATCCTTGTCCAAATATGTGTGATGATCACTAATCTTGGCTGCCTCATCATTTTTTTGATTATTATAG GTGATGTTCTGTCAGGAAATCAACTTGAAGGATCAGTTCATTTGGGTGTTTTGCAACAATGGTTTGGCATTCACTGGTGGAACACGCGGGCTTTCGCCCTCCTCTTCACCCTCATCTTCGTTCTGCTTCCATTGGTTGTGTTCAAGCGTGTAG AATCATTGAGGTACAGTTCTGCAATATCAGTTTTTCTAGCTGTGGTATTTGTTGGTATAAGTTCAGTTATGGCAATTATGGCACTCTTGGAAGGGAAAACGAATAGTCCGAGAATGGTACCCGAATTGGACAACAAAGCTGCCTTCTTTGATCTCTTCACTGCTGTCCCTGTAATTGTCACAgctttcacatttcatttcaatg CAGTCCGAATTTCAATGGTTTTATGTGCTGCCATCTACTTCGCTATCGGACTGTTCGGATACCTTCTGTTTGGTGATTCAATCATGGCAGATATACTCGTAAACTTCGATCAAAATTCCGGTTCAACAATCGGTTCTGTACTCAACGACATTGTTCGATTGAGCTATGCACTTCACCTCATGCTAGTGTTCCCTCTTTTGAACTTCTCGTTAAGAGCCAACATGGATGAATTTCTTTTTCCAAACAAGACCCTTCTTGCAAAAGATAACACCAGATTTTGGTCCCTCACACTTGTTATTTTAGCCTTTTGTTACTTGGCAGCCATAGCCATTCCTAACATATGGTACTTCTTTCAATTCATGGGATCGACCTCCGCAGTCAGCCTCGCGTTTATCTTCCCGGGAGCCATTGCTCTTAG GGATGCTTGGGGCATATCGACGGCGAGGGATCGGATTTTGGCAGCAGTCATGATTGTTCTGGCAGTAGTAACAAGCACAATCGCCATTTCTTCTAACATATATAGCCTTATAACAGAAAATCAGTCATGA
- the LOC107900575 gene encoding amino acid transporter AVT6C, with amino-acid sequence MKCFSHQKETVGKLLRSQLPFKKYNMKETETGGSDLTPLVADADSLENQSPRGLASVSGAVFNICTTMVGAGIMSIPATVKVLGIIPGFAVMFMIAVLVDITVEFLLRYTQSGKSTTYAGLMAESFGSLGSLAVQICVMVTNLGCLIIYLIIIGDVLCGNESGGTLQLGVLQEWFGIQWWNSRAYVILFVVLFVMLPLVFLPHMNSLRHSSAISILLAVVFIAISSAMAIYAFWKGKTQNMRLLPDFANQVSIFDLFTTVPVLVTGFGFHVNIHPIRSELSRPSDMSYAVRISLAISIAIYFSIGFFGYMLFGESIMSDILVNFDQNSDSAIGQLVNNTVRLSYAMHLALVFPVINFSLRTNIDELLFAKKPVLAKDKSRFTILTCLLLALTYTIAIVIPNIWYFFQFLGSTTVVCLSFIFPGAIVLRDVHGISRRKDKVMAILVIIMAILTSMIAIATNLWTVG; translated from the exons ATGAAATGCTTTAGTCACCAAAAAGAAACGGTG GGAAAACTACTCAGAAGCCAACTACCCTTCAAAAAATACAACATGAAGGAAACTGAAACTGGTGGCAGTGACCTCACTCCACTTGTAGCTGATGCCGATTCTCTGGAAAATCAATCTCCAAGAGGCCTTGCATCAGTTTCTGGTGCGGTGTTTAACATATGCACCACAATGGTTGGAGCTGGAATCATGTCGATTCCAGCCACTGTTAAGGTTTTAGGCATCATTCCAGGCTTTGCTGTCATGTTCATGATTGCAGTTTTGGTTGATATCACGGTGGAATTCTTGCTGAGATACACCCAATCTGGCAAGTCAACAACCTATGCAGGATTAATGGCAGAATCGTTTGGATCATTGGGTTCCCTTGCAGTTCAAATCTGTGTTATGGTCACTAACCTTGGGTGTCTCATCATTTACTTGATTATCATTG gGGATGTTCTGTGTGGAAATGAGTCTGGAGGAACCTTGCAGTTGGGGGTTTTACAAGAATGGTTTGGCATTCAATGGTGGAACTCTCGTGCTTATGTTATACTCTTTGTTGTGCTCTTTGTTATGCTCCCATTGGTCTTCTTGCCACATATGA ATTCATTGAGGCACAGTTCAGCAATATCCATTCTCCTTGCAGTAGTATTTATAGCCATAAGCTCAGCAATGGCAATTTATGCATTTTGGAAAGGGAAAACTCAAAACATGAGACTACTACCAGATTTTGCCAATCAAGTCTCTATCTTTGATCTTTTCACTACTGTTCCAGTCCTTGTTACCGGCTTTGGATTCCATGTTAACA TTCATCCCATAAGATCAGAACTTAGCAGACCTTCTGATATGAGCTATGCTGTAAGGATATCTTTAGCAATCTCCATAGCCATTTACTTCTCTATAGGTTTCTTTGGATACATGCTCTTTGGGGAATCCATCATGTCCGATATCCTAGTGAACTTCGATCAAAATTCGGATTCCGCAATCGGTCAACTCGTAAACAATACGGTTCGATTAAGCTACGCAATGCACCTAGCACTGGTCTTTCCCGTGATTAATTTCTCATTGAGAACTAACATTGATGAACTCCTCTTTGCAAAGAAGCCTGTTCTAgccaaagacaagtcgagattcACGATCCTCACTTGCCTACTGCTCGCCCTTACGTACACAATCGCCATAGTCATACCGAATATTTGGTACTTCTTTCAGTTCCTAGGATCAACAACTGTTGTTTGCCTCTCATTCATTTTCCCAGGAGCCATTGTTCTCAG GGATGTACATGGCATATCGAGGAGAAAAGATAAGGTGATGGCGATTTTGGTGATAATCATGGCTATTTTGACAAGCATGATAGCCATAGCTACCAACTTGTGGACCGTGGGGTAG